From Streptomyces subrutilus, a single genomic window includes:
- a CDS encoding zinc finger domain-containing protein has product MVAMRAWTVTETVPCPTCKATEGAPCNLVKNTVKVARKYHQARSRAAGLDFWVPTPAHHLTDETVTEAPAQQAGTTTAVEDPHPADTTATVLGSLPAEADQPVVRAALTVLDGAPLAEVGRTITPDTTGWYVRPDGLTDPTGRRVTVRYVTRGSLRPRTPETGRRLRNQAIRRFTRAGWTVIPAPPTILLVQAPEDRPTTDTTVSTLV; this is encoded by the coding sequence ATGGTTGCCATGCGCGCCTGGACCGTCACCGAAACCGTCCCCTGTCCCACCTGCAAGGCCACTGAGGGCGCCCCCTGCAACCTCGTGAAGAACACCGTTAAGGTCGCCCGGAAGTACCACCAGGCGCGCTCCCGTGCCGCCGGACTGGACTTCTGGGTCCCGACGCCCGCGCACCACCTGACCGACGAGACCGTCACCGAGGCGCCCGCCCAGCAGGCGGGCACCACCACGGCCGTCGAGGACCCGCACCCCGCCGACACCACGGCCACCGTGCTGGGTTCCCTCCCCGCCGAGGCTGACCAGCCCGTGGTCCGCGCCGCCCTCACCGTCTTGGACGGCGCCCCGCTCGCCGAGGTCGGGCGCACCATCACCCCCGACACCACCGGCTGGTACGTCCGCCCTGACGGCTTGACCGACCCCACCGGCCGCCGGGTCACGGTCCGCTACGTCACCCGGGGAAGCCTTCGCCCCCGCACCCCCGAGACAGGCCGCCGTCTGCGGAATCAGGCCATACGCCGCTTCACACGCGCCGGATGGACGGTCATCCCCGCCCCGCCCACCATCCTCCTGGTCCAGGCCCCCGAGGATCGGCCGACCACCGACACCACGGTGTCCACCCTCGTCTGA
- a CDS encoding DNA cytosine methyltransferase produces MLTSALERTPAPLIPHNPRIGSLCSGYGGLDLAVQDVVGGTVVWHCQYDPEDAAQHAAGILGHHWPTVPNHGDITAVDWQAVEPVDVLTAGFPCTDVSLAGRLAGITPGTRSGIWAHVALAISVLNPRLVVIENVRGLLSASAARSMGPDRRPVDPQQRSGTLRGLGAVLGDLATLGFDAEWVVHRAADAGAPHRRERVFIIAWPQAA; encoded by the coding sequence TTGCTCACCAGCGCCCTCGAGCGCACCCCCGCCCCCCTGATCCCCCACAACCCCCGTATCGGCTCCCTGTGCAGCGGCTACGGGGGCCTGGACCTCGCCGTGCAGGACGTCGTGGGCGGCACCGTCGTCTGGCACTGCCAATACGACCCGGAGGACGCCGCGCAGCACGCCGCGGGCATCCTCGGCCACCACTGGCCGACCGTCCCCAACCACGGCGACATCACCGCAGTGGACTGGCAGGCCGTCGAACCCGTCGACGTCCTCACGGCCGGTTTCCCGTGCACCGACGTCAGCCTCGCCGGACGCCTCGCCGGCATCACCCCCGGCACCCGCTCCGGAATCTGGGCGCACGTCGCCCTGGCCATCTCCGTCCTCAACCCCCGATTGGTGGTGATCGAGAATGTCCGCGGTCTCCTCTCCGCATCAGCCGCTCGCAGCATGGGACCCGATCGAAGGCCAGTGGACCCGCAGCAGCGATCCGGGACTCTTCGAGGTCTCGGTGCCGTACTCGGAGATTTGGCCACCCTCGGGTTCGATGCGGAGTGGGTCGTGCACCGCGCCGCGGACGCCGGAGCCCCACACCGCCGCGAGAGGGTCTTCATCATCGCCTGGCCACAGGCGGCGTAA
- a CDS encoding DNA (cytosine-5-)-methyltransferase, producing MNGGSQHPDKRREGGHGPTLADEVEHLLPGAVHYSEPSPSSPALAAALEGQLPALLPVPERSVCSPRPPLPGEAVWGPYAPVIARWERVLGRAAPPATDTRGRLSTRFVEWMMGLRPGWITAVPGLSRSAQLKALGNGVVPAQAATALRLLLTRTGRT from the coding sequence GTGAACGGGGGCAGCCAGCACCCCGACAAGCGGCGCGAGGGCGGGCACGGGCCGACGCTCGCCGATGAGGTCGAGCACCTGCTGCCCGGGGCCGTCCACTACAGCGAGCCGTCCCCGTCCAGCCCGGCCCTGGCCGCGGCCCTCGAGGGCCAGCTGCCCGCGCTGCTCCCCGTCCCGGAGCGCAGCGTGTGCAGTCCGCGGCCGCCGCTCCCCGGCGAGGCGGTGTGGGGGCCGTACGCTCCCGTGATCGCCCGGTGGGAGCGGGTCCTGGGTCGGGCCGCTCCGCCGGCGACGGACACCCGCGGGCGGCTCTCCACCCGGTTCGTGGAGTGGATGATGGGCCTGCGCCCGGGCTGGATCACCGCCGTACCGGGCCTGTCCCGCTCGGCGCAGCTCAAGGCGTTGGGCAACGGCGTCGTCCCGGCGCAGGCCGCGACCGCGCTACGCCTGCTCCTGACCCGCACCGGCCGGACCTGA
- a CDS encoding HNH endonuclease — protein MARRRTSPTEVVRTIVYDRDGGACARCGSTHNLTIHHRVNRGMGGAREAWINQAHNLLTVCTVCNGWFEDNPKEAYAAGWKVRRPELPSEVEVLYPDGVLYRLDPDGARRTTAAVGR, from the coding sequence GTGGCCCGACGCCGCACCAGCCCCACCGAGGTTGTCCGCACGATCGTCTACGACCGGGACGGCGGCGCCTGCGCGCGCTGCGGGTCCACGCACAACCTGACGATCCACCACCGCGTGAACCGCGGCATGGGCGGCGCCCGGGAGGCGTGGATCAACCAGGCACACAACCTCCTGACCGTCTGCACCGTGTGCAACGGCTGGTTCGAGGACAACCCGAAGGAGGCCTACGCGGCCGGATGGAAGGTCCGCCGGCCGGAGCTCCCGAGTGAGGTGGAGGTCCTGTACCCGGACGGCGTCCTGTACCGCCTGGATCCGGACGGCGCCCGTCGCACGACTGCGGCGGTGGGGCGGTGA